Proteins encoded by one window of Crassostrea angulata isolate pt1a10 chromosome 9, ASM2561291v2, whole genome shotgun sequence:
- the LOC128163980 gene encoding cyclin-dependent kinase 5-like produces MQKYEKLEKIGEGTYGTVFKAKNRETHEVVALKRVRLDDDDEGVPSSALREICLLKELKHKNIVRLHDVLHSEKKLTLVFEYCDQDLKKYFDSCNGEIDQDIVKSFMYQLLRGLAFCHSNNVLHRDLKPQNLLINKNGELKLADFGLARAFGIPVRFFSSEVVTLWYRPPDVLFGAKMYSTSIDMWSAGCIFAEMTNAGRPLFPGNDVEDQLKRIFKLLGTPTEESWPGISQLPEYKPFPMYHISTTWMQVVPKLNPKGRDLLQRLLICNPSGRMSAEEGMLHQYFSDLDPSIKLATDNSLILQGRS; encoded by the exons atgcaaaaatatgaaaaattagaaaaaataggAGAAG GAACATATGGAACAGTTTTTAAGGCAAAAAACAGAGAGACACACGAAGTGGTGGCATTAAAGAGGGTCCGATtggatgatgatgatgag GGTGTTCCAAGTTCTGCTCTGAGGGAAATTTGCCTGTTGAAGgaattaaaacacaaaaacattgtAAG GCTACATGATGTTCTTCATAGTGAAAAGAAACTAACGCTTGTGTTTGAATATTGTGACCAGgatctcaaaaagtattttgaCAGCTGTAATGGCGAGATAGATCAAGATATTGTGAAG TCCTTTATGTACCAGCTGTTGAGAGGGCTGGCTTTTTGTCACAGCAATAATGTGCTCCACAGAGATCTCAAGCCCCAGAACTTACTGATAAACAAG AATGGTGAGCTAAAGCTTGCTGATTTCGGTTTGGCTCGGGCTTTTGGTATACCTGTGCGATTTTTCTCATCTgag GTGGTGACCTTGTGGTACCGCCCCCCTGATGTCCTGTTTGGAGCCAAGATGTACTCCACTTCAATAGACATGTGGTCAGCTGGCTGCATATTTGCAG AAATGACCAATGCTGGCAGACCCTTGTTTCCAGGCAATGATGTAGAGGACCAGCTCAAACGAATATTCAA ACTACTGGGGACACCTACTGAGGAGTCCTGGCCTGGTATTAGTCAGCTCCCAGAGTACAAG CCTTTCCCAATGTATCATATCAGTACAACATGGATGCAAGTTGTTCCAAAGTTAAATCCCAAGGGAAGAGATTTATTACAG CGACTGTTGATCTGTAATCCGTCTGGTCGGATGTCGGCTGAGGAGGGAATGTTACACCAGTACTTCAGTGATCTCGACCCCTCGATAAAACTCGCCACCGACAACTCGCTCATCCTACAGGGGAGATCCTAA
- the LOC128162367 gene encoding uncharacterized protein LOC128162367 produces MRTVMGDTKSSSSRVLPKRQRMALTRNDENPMYSTSSSCSSSSDEDFQTSRRKWTLKKLEMFGLCYDLQSSDVSLLMGESNNYKYPLEEDRRKVVESLADQVDSLDRPGVTFREGEKSRTWVTYRRILQKCDETLQSVDVHLNNPPTNSKLLVLSQAALHRFYIGLREFLIESDQILAKEKPIPKHLYLNLCSKFMEVFLLNVRSGLLESSGMTIKGVKSSSDPDLRATVPVSSFGRISSVLVINVEEMKPDYKHRVPAGPFQITEAVQHRVLEQHASQLLLDFKMSVFADIGAIFGIICMRTSLIFTCLKMSWKHYELIKMHGEDVTKKGMAFEEDNEEVENERKRLCTRKEEEESESKRLCTRNEESESKGQCSRKEKTSKDSKTKERNEAKTKQSGTVFYTRPYDYLVKEDRHQITEFLFRLGVHVETLQHN; encoded by the exons ATGAGAACAGTCATGGGCGACACAAAATCCTCATCCTCGAGAGTCCTACCCAAAAGACAGCGCATGGCACTAACACGGAATGACGAGAATCCAATGTATAGTACTTCAAGTTCATGTTCAAGTTCATCAGACGAAGACTTTCAGACTTCAAGGAGAAAATGGACGTTAAAAAAGTTAGAAATGTTTGGATTATGCTACGATTTGCAGTCTTCTGATGTTTCGTTGTTAATGGGGGAAagtaataattataaatatccTCTTGAAGAAGACAGGAGAAAAGTCGTGGAGTCTTTAGCAGATCAAGTTGACAGCCTGGATAGGCCTGGCGTAACATTCAGAGAGGGAGAGAAATCCAGGACGTGGGTTACTTATCGCCGTATCTTGCAGAAATGCGATGAAACATTGCAGTCAGTTGATGTTCATCTAAATAACCCGCCAACGAATTCAAA gCTACTTGTTCTTAGCCAAGCTGCACTACACAGATTTTACATAGGTCTCAGAGAGTTCCTTATTGAAAGTGATCAGATTTTGGCAAAAGAAAAACCCATCCCCAAGCACTTGTACTTGAATTTATGCAGTAAATTCATGGAGGTTTTCTTGTTAAATGTCag atCAGGTTTATTGGAGAGTTCAGGGATGACAATTAAGGGTGTGAAGAGTTCTAGTGATCCAGATCTGCGGGCGACAGTACCTGTTAGTTCGTTTGGCAGAATCTCCAGTGTTCTGGTCATTAATGTAGAAGAG ATGAAGCCAGACTACAAGCACAGAGTCCCGGCGGGACCCTTCCAGATCACGGAAGCAGTCCAACACAGAGTCCTGGAACAACATGCCTCCCAGCTATTGCTTGATTTCAAGATGTCCGTTTTTGCTGACATTGGTGCCATTTTTGGAATCATATGCATGAGAACATCT CTGATTTTCACATGTTTGAAAATGTCATGGAAGCATTATGAACTCATAAAAATGCATGGAGAAGATGTTACAAAGAAAGGAATGGCATTTGAAGAAGATAATGAAGAAGtggaaaatgaaagaaaaaggcTGTGTACACGCAAAGAAGAAGaggaaagtgaaagtaagcGACTGTGTACACGCAATGAGGAAAGTGAAAGTAAGGGGCAGTGTTCACGCAAAGAAAAAACTTCTAAAGATTCAAAAACTAAGGAAAGAAATGAAGCAAAGACAAAGCAAAGTGGAACCGTTTTCTATACTAGACCATATGATTACCTTGTAAAAGAGGACAGACATCAGATAACTGAGTTCTTGTTTAGGCTAGGGGTGCATGTAGAAACTCTACAACATAATTAA